Proteins from a genomic interval of Thermoanaerobacterium thermosaccharolyticum DSM 571:
- a CDS encoding Rne/Rng family ribonuclease has product MKRILFDISDKFDQVAYLEDGTLVEYHVEYSDNRSIVGNIYKGKVKNTIKGMQSAFIDIGIGKNAYLFISDVNKKGKADENCSITKLIKPGQDIIVQVSKDSIGLKNPKVTTNISLPGKYVVLLPETDYIGISHRIEDEKKRLELLNIAKRVKPDNLGIIIRTAAQNVNEVEFEKDILDLCYLYDEIIKKYKYVNSPELIYEEENFIVKYIRDLSSFMVDEIVINDVEQYEKTLDYIKKQGQNISIKYEEGDLISLYGIEKQVERLLGKKVWLKSGGFIIIDKTEALTVIDVNTGKYVGKSSLQETILKTNIEAAKEIALQLRLRDIGGIIVIDFIDMDNESDRQKLLSVFEESLKSDRSKCSVLGFTHLGLVEMTRKRVRSNVSEYLQDKCECCKGTGYVMSNNMLVLKIKRTIERILRNTNAKKIKITSNRRILNLISQNDLKKSYKEKFGAEINTVLNDKLDIDEFQVDYEL; this is encoded by the coding sequence TTGAAACGGATTTTATTTGATATAAGTGATAAATTTGATCAAGTAGCGTATTTAGAAGATGGTACATTGGTTGAGTATCACGTAGAATATTCTGATAATAGAAGTATAGTGGGAAATATTTACAAAGGGAAAGTCAAAAACACCATAAAAGGGATGCAAAGTGCCTTTATAGATATAGGTATAGGTAAGAATGCATATTTATTTATAAGTGATGTAAATAAAAAGGGTAAAGCTGATGAAAATTGCTCAATTACAAAGCTCATAAAACCTGGTCAAGATATAATTGTTCAGGTATCAAAAGATTCTATAGGGCTTAAAAACCCAAAAGTCACAACAAATATATCTCTTCCTGGGAAATATGTTGTTTTGTTGCCTGAAACAGATTATATTGGGATTTCACACCGAATTGAGGATGAAAAAAAGCGTTTAGAATTATTAAATATAGCGAAAAGGGTTAAACCAGATAATTTGGGTATTATCATTAGGACAGCAGCACAAAATGTAAATGAGGTTGAGTTCGAAAAAGACATTTTGGATTTATGCTATTTGTACGATGAAATAATTAAAAAATATAAATATGTCAACTCCCCTGAATTAATATACGAAGAAGAGAATTTTATTGTAAAATATATAAGAGATTTGTCATCATTTATGGTTGATGAAATTGTGATTAATGATGTGGAGCAGTATGAGAAAACTTTGGATTATATAAAAAAGCAGGGACAAAATATATCTATAAAATATGAAGAAGGAGACTTAATAAGCTTATATGGTATTGAAAAGCAAGTTGAAAGGCTTTTAGGCAAGAAAGTATGGCTCAAAAGTGGTGGTTTTATAATAATTGATAAAACTGAAGCATTGACTGTTATAGACGTAAATACAGGAAAATATGTAGGGAAATCTTCACTTCAGGAGACAATACTAAAGACAAATATAGAGGCGGCTAAAGAAATAGCACTTCAATTAAGATTAAGGGATATTGGCGGTATTATAGTTATAGATTTTATTGATATGGACAATGAAAGTGACAGACAGAAACTTTTAAGCGTTTTTGAGGAATCTTTAAAAAGCGATAGATCGAAATGTAGTGTCCTGGGATTTACCCATTTAGGATTGGTTGAAATGACGCGGAAAAGAGTAAGATCAAATGTAAGTGAGTATTTGCAGGATAAGTGTGAGTGCTGCAAAGGTACAGGGTATGTTATGTCAAACAATATGCTTGTGCTTAAAATTAAGCGGACGATTGAAAGAATTTTGAGAAATACTAACGCAAAAAAAATTAAAATAACTTCAAATAGAAGAATATTAAATTTAATTAGTCAAAATGATTTAAAGAAAAGCTACAAGGAAAAATTTGGAGCAGAAATAAATACAGTTTTAAATGATAAGCTTGACATAGATGAATTTCAGGTGGACTATGAATTATGA
- the rplU gene encoding 50S ribosomal protein L21: MYAIIETGGKQYRVQEGDILEVEKLGCEAGSVYSFDKVLAVAKDDGTVDFGKPYLKDVKVDAKVLEHGKGKKIIVFKYKPKKNERKKRGHRQPFTRVQIEKIM, from the coding sequence ATGTACGCAATTATAGAAACAGGTGGCAAACAGTACAGAGTTCAAGAAGGCGATATTCTCGAAGTTGAGAAACTTGGCTGCGAAGCTGGCAGTGTGTATTCCTTTGATAAGGTGTTGGCTGTAGCAAAGGACGATGGAACTGTAGATTTTGGCAAACCATATCTTAAAGATGTAAAGGTTGATGCAAAAGTTCTTGAACATGGAAAAGGCAAAAAAATCATAGTTTTTAAGTATAAGCCAAAGAAGAATGAAAGAAAGAAGCGTGGACATCGTCAGCCATTTACGAGAGTTCAGATTGAAAAGATTATGTAA
- a CDS encoding ribosomal-processing cysteine protease Prp, whose protein sequence is MIRVNIFRDVDDKVQKFEIKGHAGYDVYDRDIVCAGVTAVAQTAVLGLESLKTASIKKKINDGYMYVEIESYGANDDSIRLCAIIDTMILGLKDIEKDYPAYVKVFDRRCN, encoded by the coding sequence ATGATTAGGGTTAATATATTTAGAGATGTTGATGACAAAGTACAAAAATTCGAAATTAAAGGACATGCTGGTTATGATGTTTATGACAGAGATATAGTATGCGCCGGCGTTACTGCAGTGGCGCAGACGGCTGTCCTTGGCTTAGAATCACTTAAGACAGCGTCCATTAAAAAGAAGATAAATGATGGATATATGTATGTTGAAATAGAAAGTTATGGTGCGAATGATGACAGCATTAGGTTGTGTGCTATTATTGATACAATGATTTTAGGACTTAAAGATATTGAGAAAGATTATCCTGCGTATGTAAAAGTATTTGATAGGAGGTGTAATTGA
- the rpmA gene encoding 50S ribosomal protein L27, whose protein sequence is MRLQLFAHKKGMGSTRNGRDSESKRLGVKRADGQFVLAGNILVRQRGTKIHPGVNVGRGKDDTLFALIDGYVAFERKGKDKKQVSVYEKRKEVLA, encoded by the coding sequence ATGAGGCTACAGTTATTTGCTCATAAAAAAGGTATGGGAAGCACCCGCAATGGTCGTGACAGCGAGTCAAAGCGGCTCGGAGTAAAAAGAGCAGATGGCCAGTTTGTATTAGCGGGAAATATACTTGTAAGGCAAAGAGGCACAAAGATACATCCTGGAGTTAACGTGGGTAGAGGTAAAGATGATACATTGTTTGCACTAATTGATGGATATGTTGCTTTTGAGAGAAAAGGAAAAGACAAAAAACAGGTAAGTGTATATGAAAAAAGAAAGGAAGTCCTGGCGTAA
- a CDS encoding Spo0B domain-containing protein, with product MTKNDEKYLIEYINLKRHEYLNDLQVLLGYAQLGKMDKIFEYIQKVIDKCNDERTVFNSDMDSIMKYIKNKIEDK from the coding sequence ATGACAAAAAATGATGAAAAATATTTAATAGAATACATAAATCTAAAGAGGCATGAATATTTAAATGATCTTCAAGTTTTGCTGGGGTATGCTCAGCTTGGAAAAATGGATAAGATTTTTGAGTATATTCAGAAAGTTATTGATAAATGCAATGATGAGCGTACTGTATTCAATAGCGATATGGATAGTATTATGAAATACATTAAAAATAAGATTGAAGATAAATAA
- the obgE gene encoding GTPase ObgE, producing the protein MFIDSAKIYIKSGNGGNGVISFRREKYVAYGGPDGGDGGKGGDVVFITDPNMSTLMDFKYKRKYVAPSGENGSGNNKYGKDADDLYIKVPVGTQIIRDDTNELIADLTKPGQKAIVLRGGKGGRGNAKFASATLKTPRFAESGEEGKELYIRLELKLLADVGLVGFPNAGKSTLLAACTNARPKIANYPFTTLYPNLGVVYHKGKSFVMADIPGLIEGAHRGEGLGYDFLKHIERTKLILHIIDVSNPLSDPIDDFKKINEEMYLYNDKLKEIPQIVALNKIDALDASLIDLDDISAKIQSFGYDVFKISAITGIGIENLLDKTIEILDKFKLDVEENTEDVIIYNMPKEKETVDIDIKNSVYYLSGSKIDRLLKRVNLQDENSLRYFEMILKKSGVIDMLKERGFKDGDTINVRDFEFEYYE; encoded by the coding sequence GTGTTTATAGATAGTGCAAAAATTTACATAAAGTCAGGAAATGGTGGCAATGGTGTTATTTCATTTAGAAGGGAAAAATATGTGGCGTACGGTGGACCAGATGGGGGTGACGGCGGTAAAGGCGGCGACGTGGTATTTATTACTGACCCCAATATGTCGACATTGATGGACTTTAAATATAAAAGAAAATATGTAGCGCCTAGTGGTGAAAATGGAAGCGGCAATAATAAGTACGGTAAAGATGCAGATGATCTATACATAAAAGTGCCTGTTGGCACACAAATAATTAGAGATGATACAAACGAGTTAATTGCTGATCTTACGAAACCTGGTCAGAAAGCTATTGTTTTGAGGGGTGGCAAAGGCGGAAGAGGTAATGCAAAATTTGCTTCAGCCACATTAAAGACTCCTAGATTTGCAGAAAGTGGTGAAGAGGGAAAGGAACTTTATATTCGCTTAGAATTAAAGCTATTGGCTGATGTTGGACTTGTTGGTTTTCCAAATGCAGGTAAATCAACTTTGCTGGCAGCTTGTACTAATGCTAGACCAAAGATAGCAAACTATCCTTTTACTACTTTATATCCAAATCTAGGTGTAGTTTATCATAAAGGGAAATCTTTTGTCATGGCTGATATACCAGGTCTTATTGAAGGTGCTCATAGAGGAGAAGGACTTGGATATGACTTTTTGAAGCACATAGAAAGGACGAAATTGATACTGCATATTATTGACGTGTCGAATCCATTGTCAGATCCTATAGATGATTTTAAAAAAATCAATGAAGAGATGTACTTGTATAATGATAAGCTAAAAGAAATACCTCAGATAGTTGCATTGAATAAAATAGATGCATTAGATGCATCATTAATTGATTTAGACGATATAAGCGCAAAAATTCAAAGTTTTGGGTACGATGTTTTTAAAATATCTGCAATAACTGGTATAGGCATTGAAAATTTGCTTGATAAGACTATTGAAATCCTTGATAAGTTTAAACTAGATGTTGAAGAAAATACAGAAGATGTTATTATTTATAATATGCCAAAAGAAAAGGAAACCGTAGATATAGATATTAAAAATAGTGTATATTATTTAAGCGGTTCTAAAATTGATAGATTATTGAAAAGAGTTAATCTACAAGATGAAAATTCTTTAAGGTATTTTGAAATGATATTAAAAAAATCTGGAGTAATAGATATGCTGAAGGAAAGAGGTTTTAAAGATGGTGACACTATAAATGTACGAGATTTTGAGTTTGAGTATTACGAATAA
- the nadD gene encoding nicotinate-nucleotide adenylyltransferase: MENSFLRLGIMGGTFDPIHFGHLVTAEAVRDQFNLDRVIFVPSGNPPHKVKRNITDKHIRYLMTILATVTNPYFEVSAIEIEREGYTYTIDTLKEFKKIYGENTQIFFITGADAILEILTWKNAEELLQMCNFVAATRPGYAGDSISEKIDYIKKVYNKDIFQVTVPSLAISSTDIRNRVYEGRPIKYLLPESVERYIEKAGLYKRR, from the coding sequence ATGGAAAATAGTTTTCTTAGGCTTGGCATTATGGGTGGTACGTTTGATCCAATACATTTTGGACATCTTGTAACAGCAGAGGCTGTTAGGGATCAATTTAATCTTGATAGAGTAATATTTGTTCCATCAGGTAATCCACCTCATAAAGTCAAAAGAAATATTACAGATAAGCATATAAGATACTTGATGACGATTCTTGCTACTGTTACAAATCCATATTTTGAAGTATCTGCTATTGAAATAGAGAGGGAAGGATATACTTATACAATTGATACTTTAAAAGAGTTTAAAAAGATATATGGGGAAAATACGCAGATATTTTTTATAACTGGCGCAGATGCAATACTTGAAATTTTGACTTGGAAAAATGCTGAAGAACTTTTGCAAATGTGCAATTTTGTTGCAGCAACAAGGCCTGGATATGCTGGTGATAGTATCAGTGAAAAGATAGATTACATTAAGAAAGTTTATAATAAAGACATATTTCAAGTAACTGTTCCATCATTGGCCATATCATCGACAGATATACGCAATCGCGTATATGAAGGTAGACCTATAAAATACTTGTTGCCTGAATCTGTAGAAAGGTACATTGAAAAAGCCGGGCTTTATAAAAGAAGGTGA
- the yqeK gene encoding bis(5'-nucleosyl)-tetraphosphatase (symmetrical) YqeK, whose protein sequence is MNLEFYIDELKKVLNEERFKHSLGVMETAEKLAIKYNADIEKAKVAGLLHDCAKNLSDEELISLANKYNIQLDDVLLRSPSLLHGPVGGYLIGEYFGIHDEEIKRAIMLHTTGDKDMTVLDKIIFLADYIEPNRNFEGVENLRKASSSDLDGAVIMALDQTINYVIKKHQLLYIKTVIARNDMIIKTNSILQNIDF, encoded by the coding sequence ATGAATCTTGAATTTTATATTGATGAATTGAAAAAAGTATTAAATGAAGAAAGATTTAAACATTCCCTAGGCGTGATGGAGACAGCGGAGAAATTAGCTATAAAATATAATGCGGATATTGAAAAAGCGAAAGTAGCAGGTCTTCTTCATGATTGCGCAAAAAATCTCAGCGATGAAGAACTTATTTCATTAGCTAACAAATACAACATTCAATTAGATGATGTTTTGTTAAGGTCACCATCTTTGTTGCATGGACCTGTTGGAGGATACCTTATCGGAGAATATTTTGGAATACATGATGAAGAAATAAAACGAGCTATTATGCTGCATACAACGGGAGATAAAGACATGACAGTATTAGATAAAATAATATTTTTAGCAGACTACATTGAACCCAATAGAAATTTTGAAGGAGTAGAGAATTTGAGAAAAGCATCATCGAGCGATCTTGATGGAGCTGTCATAATGGCACTAGACCAGACTATAAACTATGTCATTAAGAAGCATCAACTATTGTATATAAAAACAGTGATTGCTCGTAATGATATGATTATTAAAACAAATTCAATATTGCAAAATATAGATTTTTGA
- the rsfS gene encoding ribosome silencing factor: MDKDSAELTLKILKILDDKKALELKALFVGELTTVADYFVIASGTSTTHVKSLCDEVLERLAEEGVTVNHIEGYNSATWILMDYGSIVVHIFTKDERNFYSLERLWGDAKEIALDNVIFD, encoded by the coding sequence TTGGATAAAGATAGTGCTGAATTAACATTAAAGATTTTAAAAATACTGGATGATAAAAAAGCATTGGAACTAAAAGCTCTTTTTGTGGGAGAATTAACCACAGTAGCTGATTACTTTGTGATAGCTAGTGGTACATCAACTACTCATGTTAAATCATTGTGCGATGAGGTGTTAGAAAGGCTGGCGGAAGAAGGTGTTACGGTAAACCATATTGAAGGGTATAATTCAGCTACATGGATTTTGATGGATTACGGCAGCATTGTTGTGCATATTTTTACAAAGGATGAGAGAAACTTCTACTCTTTGGAAAGACTTTGGGGTGATGCTAAGGAAATTGCTCTTGACAACGTAATATTTGATTAG
- a CDS encoding helix-turn-helix transcriptional regulator: MPTKVHPILKNMLPIVDSIAKTFGKNCEVVLYDFSNLQSSVIAVGNGHITGREVGNPIPEAILKSLKANKTENEVNFKTKGKDGKILKSTIVYIKDDTGKPIGCLCINIDISEYIMVKNTLDDLCEINDGGETPVEPYGGSVNDVLENIVNTTIENYGKPVNFMSKEEKVNMVKMLDAKGTFLIRGAIDYVAKILCVSRYTIYNYLDEIRVGDDLSKY; encoded by the coding sequence GTGCCTACAAAAGTGCATCCGATTTTAAAAAACATGTTACCTATTGTAGATAGTATTGCAAAAACATTTGGGAAAAATTGTGAAGTTGTTCTCTATGATTTTTCAAATTTACAAAGTTCTGTAATTGCAGTTGGTAATGGACATATAACAGGTAGAGAGGTTGGAAATCCTATACCAGAGGCAATTTTGAAATCACTAAAGGCCAATAAAACTGAAAATGAAGTTAATTTTAAAACAAAGGGTAAAGATGGTAAAATACTCAAGTCTACTATTGTGTACATCAAAGACGATACTGGTAAACCTATAGGCTGTTTATGCATAAATATTGATATTTCTGAATATATAATGGTTAAGAATACGTTGGACGACCTTTGTGAAATTAATGATGGTGGGGAAACACCTGTAGAGCCGTACGGAGGAAGCGTAAATGACGTTTTAGAGAATATTGTAAATACTACCATAGAGAACTATGGAAAACCAGTTAATTTTATGTCAAAAGAAGAAAAGGTTAATATGGTAAAAATGTTAGACGCTAAAGGTACATTTTTAATTAGAGGTGCAATAGACTACGTCGCAAAAATATTGTGCGTATCCAGATATACTATATACAATTATCTTGATGAAATAAGAGTAGGCGATGATCTAAGTAAATACTGA
- a CDS encoding DUF362 domain-containing protein produces the protein MNIVSIEKCDSYSADEVRKAIERSYKNLGGLEKYIKKGDKVFLKANLLKKNKPDDAVTTHPAIVEAVASTIKDMGAIPIIGDSPAGPFSERALRSIYETTGMIDVAKRTGAELNYNTEEIVVKISDGKLIKQATFMKALMECDSIISLPKLKTHGMTVYTGAVKNQFGAIPGLVKAGYHLSMPDVKDFSDMLIDINVFLKPVLSIMDAVIAMEGNGPSAGKPKKVGLIISSNDVFSLDTVATLIIGLNHEDAPTVFMAQRRGLGRFEDIKIIGMNIDDAKVSNFDIPTLRGFSVTEKIPPFLMKYLDKHVKPYPIFDYDVCKSCGICVSNCPPKALKMIDKKPTVDLKTCIRCFCCQELCPHKAVSIKKPHIAKLFYR, from the coding sequence TTGAATATTGTATCTATAGAAAAGTGTGATTCCTACTCCGCGGATGAAGTAAGAAAAGCTATAGAAAGATCTTATAAAAATCTTGGTGGTTTAGAAAAGTACATAAAAAAAGGCGATAAGGTCTTTTTAAAGGCAAATTTGTTGAAGAAAAACAAACCTGATGATGCCGTGACAACACATCCAGCAATAGTTGAAGCTGTTGCCAGTACTATAAAAGATATGGGGGCTATTCCTATTATTGGTGATAGTCCTGCAGGACCATTCAGTGAGAGGGCTTTAAGATCAATCTACGAAACAACAGGTATGATAGATGTTGCAAAAAGGACTGGTGCTGAACTGAATTACAATACTGAAGAGATAGTGGTTAAAATATCTGATGGGAAACTTATTAAACAAGCGACTTTTATGAAAGCACTTATGGAATGCGATTCAATTATATCACTACCAAAATTGAAAACACACGGTATGACAGTATATACAGGAGCAGTTAAAAATCAATTCGGTGCCATACCAGGACTTGTGAAGGCTGGGTATCATCTGTCAATGCCTGATGTAAAAGACTTTTCAGACATGCTGATTGACATCAATGTCTTTTTAAAGCCGGTTTTATCGATTATGGATGCTGTCATTGCTATGGAAGGGAACGGACCATCGGCGGGTAAACCAAAAAAAGTAGGACTAATTATATCATCTAACGATGTTTTTTCACTTGACACAGTGGCAACGTTGATAATCGGACTAAATCACGAAGACGCACCGACGGTTTTTATGGCACAAAGAAGAGGGCTTGGACGTTTTGAAGATATAAAAATAATTGGAATGAATATTGATGATGCTAAAGTCAGTAACTTTGATATACCTACTTTGAGAGGGTTTAGTGTCACTGAAAAAATACCACCATTTTTAATGAAGTATTTAGATAAGCATGTAAAGCCGTATCCAATTTTTGATTATGATGTATGCAAAAGTTGTGGAATATGCGTATCTAATTGCCCTCCTAAAGCATTAAAAATGATAGATAAAAAACCTACTGTTGACCTTAAAACGTGCATAAGATGTTTTTGCTGCCAGGAATTATGTCCACATAAAGCAGTAAGCATAAAAAAACCACATATTGCAAAATTATTTTACAGATAA
- a CDS encoding D-alanyl-D-alanine carboxypeptidase family protein — protein sequence MKKTFTFIMAFIILISFIPHVYAIESPPQIVGPTAVLMDFTTGQVLYDKNMHQKMYPASTTKILTAIIAIEKGKLNDVVTVNDDVKNIDGNSIYLVPGEKLTLEQLLYAMLLESANDAAIAVADHIGGSVQAFADMMNKKAKEIGANDSHFVNPNGLPDNNHYSTPYDMALIARYAMGNATFRKIVSTIHYQILPTNKFDKPRDLWISNRLIKPSSFHYDGADGVKTGYTIAANQVFVGSATRNGHRLISVIMGDEGTNIWSDTINLLDYGFNNYTLVNPLEKDSIVTYADVGEVKFKLPLIAKDSFYYAVPKGEENNIKSSITLDNNIKAPIKKGTVLGKIDFTFDGKSIGSVQLVADESVYKNYLGTYYNSNRTTIIKDYGTIRSYIELILGLFAILVSVVLWRRKRAKNRFIFIK from the coding sequence ATGAAAAAAACTTTTACTTTTATTATGGCATTTATAATTTTAATAAGTTTTATTCCTCATGTGTATGCAATTGAAAGTCCACCTCAGATAGTAGGTCCGACCGCAGTATTAATGGATTTCACTACAGGACAGGTGCTTTACGATAAGAATATGCATCAAAAGATGTATCCTGCAAGCACAACAAAAATCTTAACTGCAATCATAGCTATAGAAAAAGGAAAACTAAACGATGTAGTAACTGTAAACGACGATGTTAAAAATATCGATGGTAATTCTATTTACTTAGTTCCAGGAGAAAAGCTTACGTTGGAACAACTGCTTTATGCAATGCTTCTTGAATCTGCCAATGACGCTGCAATTGCAGTTGCCGATCATATTGGTGGCAGTGTACAGGCATTTGCTGATATGATGAATAAAAAAGCAAAAGAGATAGGAGCAAATGACAGTCATTTTGTCAACCCTAATGGATTGCCAGATAATAATCACTATTCGACACCATACGATATGGCATTAATTGCGCGATACGCAATGGGAAATGCGACATTTAGAAAAATTGTAAGCACAATACATTATCAGATACTACCTACCAATAAGTTTGACAAACCAAGAGATTTATGGATTAGCAATAGACTTATAAAACCTTCAAGTTTCCACTATGATGGAGCAGATGGCGTAAAGACAGGTTACACTATAGCTGCAAATCAAGTTTTTGTCGGTTCTGCCACAAGAAATGGTCATAGGCTAATATCTGTCATAATGGGAGATGAGGGAACTAACATATGGTCAGATACAATAAATTTGCTTGATTACGGATTTAACAATTATACACTGGTCAATCCTCTTGAGAAAGATTCTATTGTAACATATGCAGATGTTGGAGAAGTGAAATTTAAATTGCCTCTAATAGCAAAAGATTCTTTCTATTACGCTGTACCCAAAGGTGAAGAAAACAACATTAAATCAAGCATAACATTAGATAATAATATTAAAGCACCTATTAAGAAAGGTACTGTATTGGGCAAAATCGATTTCACTTTTGATGGCAAAAGTATTGGCAGTGTGCAGCTTGTTGCAGATGAATCAGTCTACAAAAATTACTTAGGAACCTATTACAATAGCAACAGAACTACAATAATAAAAGATTACGGCACGATAAGATCATATATTGAATTGATATTGGGATTATTTGCAATTTTAGTTTCAGTTGTACTTTGGCGAAGAAAAAGAGCAAAAAACAGATTCATATTTATAAAATAA
- a CDS encoding helix-hairpin-helix domain-containing protein — protein MFKLTKNQQYGIIILLAVVLFTTGYFIFEKYKNNDSNIDMSLKSTDSVLNAGNTNEIVSNEKPKEIKVYVTGLVKSPGVYTMKDGDRVDDAIKLAGGALEGADLSNINLAEKVKDEQMIKIPKIGENNSSTGGIGDVEKADGKININKATKEELDTLPGIGEVTAQRIIDFREQHGNFQKIEDIMNVSRIGPKLFEQIKDKITVD, from the coding sequence ATGTTTAAATTAACTAAAAACCAACAGTACGGAATAATTATATTGCTTGCTGTAGTACTTTTTACAACAGGATATTTTATTTTTGAAAAATATAAAAACAATGACAGTAACATTGATATGAGTTTAAAAAGCACTGATTCGGTCTTAAATGCAGGTAATACAAATGAAATAGTAAGCAATGAAAAGCCCAAAGAAATAAAAGTCTATGTGACAGGACTTGTTAAATCACCTGGTGTATATACAATGAAAGATGGTGACAGGGTTGATGATGCTATAAAGCTTGCAGGTGGTGCTTTGGAAGGTGCAGATCTTTCCAACATAAATTTGGCCGAGAAAGTGAAAGATGAGCAAATGATAAAGATACCAAAAATTGGAGAAAATAATAGTTCCACAGGAGGAATCGGTGATGTTGAAAAAGCTGATGGCAAGATAAACATAAATAAGGCTACAAAAGAAGAGCTTGATACATTACCGGGGATCGGTGAAGTCACTGCACAGCGTATAATCGACTTTAGAGAACAACATGGGAATTTTCAAAAAATAGAAGATATTATGAACGTTTCAAGGATTGGTCCAAAATTATTTGAGCAAATAAAAGACAAGATAACAGTAGATTAA
- a CDS encoding coiled-coil domain-containing protein — protein MRKYISIILVFCLIVSEITIVYSDPASDLKNAQLEEQKIVLELFNLDMEKARSLRLLDQINMEIINTNEKIDSMEKEISSLNQDIVKERNNVKSWFRFLYMNGTNTILSLLLMSNNASELLHRLIYIDIITNYFYSKLDHINYLLKNKKSEEEALNNQRNDLKKKLDEQKNLVFKIEQLESSKRAMLVNIKRQIGDYQKILSLSESLETSIPSLDFLLNNISKLPWDSLQPDNINIQFDAVSASFSDVSISNMIDNYDVMLKNVKIAFDDSGFTLIDGDNYTLKGIFKVDGGKINFNIESITIKSVEITGEYLNNLIKNYKTVLNFESPLKSYKLDGVETTNGEVKFTLIRQ, from the coding sequence ATGAGGAAATATATATCGATAATACTAGTTTTTTGTTTAATAGTTTCCGAAATTACAATAGTTTATTCTGACCCTGCATCTGACTTAAAAAATGCCCAATTGGAAGAGCAAAAAATTGTTCTCGAATTGTTTAATTTAGACATGGAAAAAGCCAGATCATTAAGGCTTCTTGACCAAATTAATATGGAAATCATCAATACTAATGAGAAAATCGATTCTATGGAGAAAGAAATATCCAGCTTAAATCAAGATATTGTAAAAGAAAGAAATAACGTAAAAAGTTGGTTCAGATTCTTATATATGAATGGAACAAATACCATCTTATCGCTCCTATTAATGTCAAATAATGCATCAGAGCTTTTGCATAGGTTAATATACATAGACATAATTACTAATTATTTTTACAGTAAATTAGATCACATAAACTATCTTTTGAAGAATAAAAAATCTGAAGAAGAAGCATTAAACAATCAGCGCAATGATTTAAAAAAGAAACTGGATGAACAAAAAAATTTGGTATTTAAGATTGAACAGTTAGAATCTAGCAAAAGAGCAATGCTAGTCAATATTAAAAGGCAAATTGGTGATTATCAGAAAATATTAAGCTTAAGTGAGTCGTTGGAAACTAGTATACCATCTCTTGACTTTTTGCTAAATAATATTTCTAAACTGCCTTGGGATAGTTTACAGCCTGACAACATAAACATCCAGTTTGATGCTGTGTCAGCTTCTTTCAGCGACGTATCGATAAGCAATATGATTGATAATTATGATGTCATGCTGAAAAATGTTAAAATTGCATTCGATGATAGTGGCTTTACATTAATTGATGGAGACAATTATACTTTAAAAGGTATCTTTAAAGTAGATGGAGGCAAAATAAATTTTAATATTGAATCAATTACTATTAAAAGTGTGGAAATAACTGGAGAATATTTAAATAATCTCATTAAAAATTATAAAACTGTTTTGAATTTTGAAAGCCCATTGAAGTCATATAAATTAGATGGTGTTGAAACGACAAATGGAGAAGTGAAATTTACATTGATAAGGCAGTAA